The segment TTTTTATTAAAATTTTATTAGAATCTTTTATTTATTAAAAAAAGCTTTTATTTTTATTAAAAGGATTTATAAAAGTTTTAAAATGAATTTCTATCATTAAAAAAAGATTCTAATATTCTAAAATTCGATTTACACTATTTATTATACTCAGGTTTATGTATCTCACAGCCTATCCCCGTAATTCAGCTCCCTGAATCGTATGGTGAAGCAAGTTCCATTTTCCCTGTCAATTTCCAGCTCTCCCTCCAGCTGTTTAACCAGAATATCCACAAGCTTCAAGCCCAATGTTGAGGTTGTTTCCAGTTGAACCTTCTCTGGAAGTCCTGAACCATTATCTCCTACTTCAACTTTGATTATATCTGTATCTCTAATGATTTTAACCCTTATTTTGCCTTCAGATCCATTGAAGGCGTGTTTCAGGGAGTTGCTCACAAGTTCGTTTAAGATGAGTCCGCAGGGCAGGGCAGTTTCAATGTCCATTTCAATTTTATCGCTGACAACATTCCATTCAACCTGCCTTGAGGTTCCTGAATAAATTTGGAAGAGACTTTTTATGAGGTTTGTAACGTAGATACCAAAGTCGATCTTTGCAATGTCCTTTGATTGGTATAGCTGTTCATGTATCATTGACATGGATTTGATCCTGTTCTGGCTTTCCCTGAAAATATCTCTCATTTCCTTAGTTTTAAGGGTTGAGGATTGTAGATTAAGGAGGCTTGAAATGATCTGCATGTTGTTCTTGACACGGTGATGTATCTCCCTAAGCAGAACTTCCTTCTCTTCAAGGGATTCTATGATCTGTCTTTGAGCCAGCTCCCTTTCATGGGTCTCCAATGAAAGAGATATCATGTAAGAGATGGATGCAGCAAAATCCTGCTCTTCAAATGTCCATTCTCTTCTATTTTGGATTTGTTCATGACATAGAATACCAACCATCTCTCCATGAAGCCATATTGGAACGTCCATTAGGGAGATGATACTGTGGGGCTTAAGGTAATCTGAAAATTCCGAGGTTTTAGGATCTGTCTGGGCATCCATTGCAGTGAGGTTGTGGGATCTTTTGAGGGTTTCAAGGTACTTTCGACAACTTTTTGCTTCGATCTTCAATTCACTTCTCTGATGACCCTCATTTGAAAGGTACATATCTGAACATTCAAGAAAGCTTTTATCTTCATTGAAAAACCATACATTAACCCTGTCCACATCAAGGGTTTTGGAATCAGTTTCAGTGAGTCTTTTAAGGGTTGCTTCAGGGTTTGAAATATCTTCTTTGTAGAGTTCAAGCAGAACACTTTGTCTTTTAATGGTTTGTTTGGAAAGTGCTTTTCTCTTCCTTTCAACAGCTTTTCTTTCACTGATATCTGTTCCCACATATAAAACCCCAATTAAACTAGATTTTTTGGTTATAACTGAAGTTGATAAGAGTACAGGAATTTCATTCCCATTTTTATCCTTCAGCAGGGTTTCAAAATTTTTTACAGAAATGTTACCCTCCAAAGTTAGGTTTTTTTGATTTCCAAAGTTTGGAAGAACAGATTCAATATGTTCACCACTGATCTCAGAGTAACTTTGCCCTAAAAGATTTAAACCAGCTGGATTCACGTACTTGATCTCATTGTTGTCATCAGTCATTATCAGGAAGCTTTTAATGGTTGAAACAATCTCATCAGCTGCAATTTCTGGTGTTAGGGATGGTAATTTGTACTGGCTCACACCGTATGAGATGAAGAGAACTCCCAGTGCAGCTGCGAAGTAAACCATTCCTGGAAATTCTATTGAAAGAAGTGGTATGATTGTATCAGTAATCAAGCTCACAATCACTGCAAATATTAATCCCAACAAAATATAAAGGGTCTGTTGTTTCTCCAGTCCTCTAGTTTTTCTGTAATACGAGTAACAGAGGACTATTGATACAGTTATTATTAAGAAAATCCATATCATTGTTAAATATAAAAAGGGGGAACTGAGATTCAAGGAGCTTGTCCATCCCCAGTACTCCATCACCATGATGTTGATTGTGAGCTGGTTGCTTGTAACTTGTAAAAGAGAGATAAGAATAGAGGGGATGTAAATCAGCGTCAAGAACACCTTGTTAGTGGAAAACCGGTTCTTTGTAGCAGTAAGGACTATGGTTAAAACGATAGGACTCATTAAAGGCCAGAGAACACTTGCCTTCAACCATAAATATGCAGTCTGGTAACTATCTGCATTCCTTAAACTGAAGTTAACGAATGAGAGGTATGCCACCAAAAAACATAAAACAGCTATTAACTGGTTAAGCCGGTTTTTTGGATTTTTGTAGTAAATGAAATTACCTAGAAATAGGGTTACAATCGATGCAAAGAGGGATAAAAATGCATAGGGATTCATTATAAGTCTCCGGGTTCAAATTTCATTAAATCTAATATTATATTATTATAACTGTAAATTATAGGTTTATTACTCTTATAATCAACTTTAAAACATATTAATACAATTCTAAATATTTTAATATTCTTTTTGGTATTAATAGTTTTATACTAATTTCTAAGTTAAAATAAAAAAGGATAAGTAAAAAGTAATTTCAAGAAGTTATAACCTTGTTTAAATTTGAATAATTAAAAAATAAGCAAAGATTAATGATTAAATTAAATTTAAGTTCATAAAATCAGGAATATAATAAATCTTTAAACGATCTAGTTAAGGTTCAACTCAATATTTAAAGAAATTTTATTTTTGGATAGTGAAATAAACCACGGAATAATAAAAAGGGATATCAAAAATGGTTGCAGTTCATTTTTCTTCATCAAATTCATCATTCATATGATTGTAGAAGTCACAGAGCTCAGCTATTGGACATTCCTCATGTTTGGGTCCAATTGGCCTGCAGATGGTCTGGCCGAACTGCACCATCAGATCGTTTAGTGGCAGCCAGTACTTACGGGGCACGGTTTTCATAAGGACTTCCTCTGTCTCCTCAGGTGTTTTCGTATCTGCAAGACCTATGCGGTTGGATATGCGGTGCACATGGACATCTACAGGTATTGCATCCTTGTGAAAGCCGTATACAAGCACACAGTTTGCAGTTTTACGCCCAACACCTGGAAGGCTCAGAAGCTCCTTCATATCCTCAGGAACAACATCTCCATAGTCCTCATGGATTATACGAGACACTTCCTTCACACGCTTTGCCTTAACATGATAAAAACCAGATTTTTTAATGAGAATCTCAATGTTCTCAAGGGGTGCATTTGCAATGAGCTTTGCTGTAGGGTACCTTGCAAAAAGGGATGCAGATGCAGCATCTGTATTTTCATCTCGTGTTCTCTGTGAAAGAATGGTCCTGATGAGAACTCTGAATGGGTCGCTGTCTTCAAAGGTTCTGAGGGTGTAAAACTCTCCCAGAGTTTCAACTATTTCTTTGATCCGTTCTGAAATTTTTACCACACCTAAAAAGTCTTAAAAAAAGGATTTAACTTGATCCATTCCATAGGTACCTAATTTTTTATCATAGTGTAAAGCAGGTCAAGTCCATCCTTCACACCTTTGCACTCAGTTGCAATGGTTGGAACCACGTTAACATCTGCACCTATGCCCTTAAATTCTGTTTCTGGATTCAGATCCTGTTTATTTGCAAATACAACGTAGGGAACATTCATCTGGTTCAGATTGTTGATTATGCCTTCATCAATACTTGTAACTCCTTTCTGACTGTCTATAACAAGAATTGCACCGTCAAGTCCCCTTGAAAGTATTTCCCTCATGAATTCGAATCTTTCCTGACCTGGAGATCCAAATATATGAACCTTCTCACCATCTATCCTGATGTTGCCGTAGTCAAGGGCTATGGTGGTACCGTTGTACTCGACCTTTGTTTTTTTATTGCATAGATTTTCAAGGGTGGTAGTTTTTCCAGAGTTGTAGGATCCTAGGATCACAATTTTGGTTTCTTTTTTTCGTGTCATGTTCTGGTCCTGCAGATTTTTTTCATGGTTTCAGGGAAGCCTGGAAATGAAACATCGTAAACAGATGCATTTTCTATTTTAACATTTCCAACCTTCAAACCAATTAAGTAAAGTGCCATAACAAGCCTGTGATCGTTGTGGGAGTTAACAACACCCCCATGGATTTCACTCCTCCCTCCATGTATCACAAGGCCGTCCCTTTTTTCTTCAAGTGAAACTCCGAGCTTTGAAAGTTCAAGTGCACATGTATGGATCCTGTCAGTTTCCTTGTATCTGGCATGTTCAACACCGTATATCTTTGTTGTGCCATGTGAAAGTGCTCCGAGAGCTGCAACTGTAGGCAGGAGATCCGGGGCGTTGTGCAGATCCACATCAACACCACCAAGCCTTCCATGTCCATTTATCTTAACCTCATCCTTCTTAAGCTTAAGGTCACAGCCCATCCTCTGCAAAACATCGAGTATCAGTATGTCGCCCTGTTTGGAATCAGAGAAAAGATTTTGAACCAGTAAATCTGATTCAAGAATACTTGCAGCTGCAACAAGGTATGATGCTGAGGAATAATCTCCTTCAACAGTGTAATCCCTTTTTTCATATTTCTGGGGCTCCACATGGAATGAATTCCTATTTTCATTGCAATCAACCTTGACTCCAAACTTCTTCATTATGTCCAGGGTCATGTCAACGTAGGGACGTGATATGAACTCTCCCCTGACTTCAAGGTCAACACCTTCCTCTGAACAGGGAGATGCTATTAAGATGGAAGATACGAATTGGGAACTCACATTTCCATCAATGCTAGTTTTCCCACCTTTAAATCCACCTTTTACAATTAAGGGTGCTTTTCCATCATTTTTTGTTGAATAAGCATTCACTCCAAGATTATGGAGTGAATCCAGAAGGTCCTGCATTGGCCTTTGTCTCAGGGAATCATCACCTGTGAACACTGTAAAGCCCGGTGCAAGGGCAGAAACACTGGTCATTATACGCAGTGTTGTGCCTGAATTTTTAACATCCAGAACATCATTGGGTGTATGGGGACTGCATCCAAAACCATTGATAACACATTCATCTTCAGATTTTCTGTTAAATTCTGATCCAAGTGACATGCATGATGCAATTGATGCCAGAGTATCTTCGGAGTACAGGGCATCCCTAACAATGGATTCTCCCTCTGCAAGTGATGCCAGTATGAATGCCCTGTGGCTGTAACTTTTTGATGGTGGAGCCTTAACAATGCCCTCCACCCTTTCTGCTCTTTGAACTGTGAGTTCCATGACTGTTCCATTCTCCCTTTGATTTTCAGTGTTGGATATCCAAATATTGGTTTATTTTTAGTTTCTCACAATCTCAAGCACAAGATCCAGGTTTTCTGATTGGATTATATCCACCTTTTCACCGGTTTTTCCGAGCAGCTCCTTTCTTGGGGTTAAATACTCCCATGTGAGTGTGGATCCACCTATTGAGATTTCACCATCCCTGTCAAGAGTTTCTGCAATTTCATCAGGGTTGTTGGAAGCTATGTACTGCACAATCTTCGGTGCTTCACCCTTGAAGTGAGGTCCTACCTTGGACATGATTGGTGTGAGTTCCACAACCTTCTCCTGAACATCAGGTTTACCAATTTCAACCTTCAAATCTTTGATCCTCATGGTGCCCATTATATCCTCAGACAAACCATTCAACTTGGTGTAAAGTTCTTCACTTTCTGTGTAAACAGTTGTAGATTTTATTGGAGTGTTCAATGGCATTTTAGATGCAGATTTAAACCTTCTGATATCTCCTATTAACTCAACACCAGTTTTACCAAGATCCTCAGCTTCATCATTTATAAGGTCAGCTTCAACTTCAGGCCAGACTGTACTGTGAATGCTCATACCTTCGGGATAAAGGTACTGGCAAACTTCCTCTGTAAAATGTGGTGTGAGAGGTGATAGAAGTTTCAGTGATGTTTCTATAACCATCTTAAGACTGTACTGTGCAGCTTCCTTGGAAGCAAGCATTTCAGGGTCATCGGTGTAGAGACGGTACTTAACAGCCTCTATGTATTCATCACAGAAATCATGCCATACAAAGGCCTGAATACTGTTACGGGCCTCTGCAAAGTTGTAAGTTTCAAGGGCACCTGTAACATTCTCCACAAGCCGGTTCAAACAGGATAGTATCCACTGATCCATGGGTTTGAGGTTTGCAATGATCCTCGCCTGTGAACCATCATCAACTTTGAAATCTTTTATGTGCATGTTTATGAATCTGAAGGCATTCCAGAACTTTCTGAGGAATTTGTAGCCGTGCTTCACATCCTTCCATGCGAATGGAACATCTGAACCTGGAACACTGTTTGCAGCCCATAACCTGAGTGCATCTGCACCATAGTCCTCAATAACTGTTTCAGGCGCTATAACGTTTCCAAGTGATTTACTCATCTTATGGCCGTCCTCACCGAAAACCATACCGTTCACAACGATGCCTTCAAATGGTTTTTCACCTGTAAGTGCCTTACACCTTAAAATAGTGTAAAAAGCCCATGTACGTATGATATCATGCCCCTGTGGCCTTAAATCTGCGGGGAAATGCTTTTTAAAGTCTGGTGAAGGCCATCCTGCTATCACAAGGGGCGTTATTGAACTGTCCATCCATGTATCCAGAACATCCAGCTCACCTGTAAATTCAGTGCAGCCACATTCACATGGTTCTGATGGTTTGTCAAGGGCAGGGTCAACTGGTAATTCCTCCTCTTTTGGCAGATGAACCTTTCCGCAGTCTTTACAGTACCATACTGGTATTGGTGTTGCAAAGAGCCTTTGACGGGATATACACCAGTCCCAATCCATGGAACCTGTCCAGTTCAGGAGCCTGGTTTTCATATGTTCTGGCATCCAGCTTATTTCATCTGCAGCTTCATATATCTTGTCTGTTAATTTTTTAACAGCAACGAACCACTGTTTTTTAACCAGTATCTCTATTGGTGTTTTACACCTCCAGCAGAGTCCAACGTTCTGGTCAACACGTTCCTGTTTTGTCAGGAATCCCTCTGATTTCAGGTCATCGATGATCGCAGATTTACACTCTGGAATTGTGAAGCCTGCATATTTACCTGCAACTTCCTTCATAACCCCTGTTTCATCAATTCCCTCAATTATGTCGAGATCGTACCTGTTAACCCATGAAACATCGGTTTTGTCACCGAAGGTACATATCATAACTGCACCCGTACCGAACTCTGGATCAACATCCCTGTCTGTTATTATACTGACTTCGCGGTTGTATAAGGGTAATTTAACCTTTTTTCCCTCGAGGTGTTTGTACCTGTTATCTTCAGGGTGCACAACAACTGCAACACACGCACAGAGCAGTTCAGGTCTTGTGGTGGCTATGAGTACGTTACCCTCACCCTCAACCTCTGGAAATTCAAGGTAATTCAGGTAGGTTTCATTTTCATGGTATTCAACCTCTGCAAATGCTATTGCTGTTTCGCAACGAGGACACCAGTTTACAGGGTGCACAGCTCGGTATATGAGTCCTTTTTCATAGAGTTTGAGGAAGGAGAGTTGGGTTTTCATCCGGTACTCTGGGGTCATGGTTACGAATTCCCTTGACCAGTCCTGTGAAAATCCAAGTGACTGCATCTGGGTTTTCATCTTCTCAATGTTGTCGTGGGTGAGTTCTATGCACATCTGACGGAATTCATCCCTTGGAACATCATTTTTCCGGATGTTATGGGTTTCTTCAACCTTAACCTCTGTTGGAAGGCCGTGACAGTCCCATCCCTGTGGGAAAAGCACGTCAAAGCCTTTCATTCGTTTGTAACGTGCTACCATGTCGATGTAAACCCAGTTGAGAACGTGCCCCATGTGTATGGAGCCTGTTGGGTATGGTGGTGGTGTGTCAATGATGTAACGGGGACGTGTACCGTCACCTATGAACTTGTGGGCATTGTCTTTTTCCCACTTCACCTGCCAATCTGTTTCTTTTTTGTGATCGTAGTCCTTTGGAATGTTGTCTTCTGTCATTTCAGTTCTCCTGTTAATTCCTGTTAAATTCTTCTTTTATAAATTGTTTGTTCATATTTTGTAATTGATTTTAACCTTTAAAATCAGATAAACTAATATATTTGAATAAATATGGATAAGTAACTGACTTACTCATAAGATTTACTAAGTATATATTACTTTTCTGACATAATATTAACCATGAAAATAGTTGATATGGTTAATATAATTTCTCAAGATAAATATATTTCTAAGTGGATTCATGGGCTAGATGAGGGTTCAAAGAAACAATATTTATTTTCAATGGCTGATTTTTGCATTGCCGTGAATAAAACCCCTTCAAAAATGCTGAAAATATGCAAATCAGATTATTCTAAACCTCCCTGAGAACGAAAAATTGATGATTGGTTTATGGAATGCAGAACACTGTGAGAAAAAAAATATTCAATGACAAAGCAGAAAGAAGAAAATCAACTCCACTCCAAATCCTTGAAATATTGCAACTCAGCCTGGGAATTGAATAGTAAAAAAAATCTGAAATTTAGGAGAATAACTGGGATGATTAGTTATACTTAAAAATTATTTTATGTTCAAACAAGCCCTTAAATTTTGTTTGGATTTCTCTTTTCTTTTAGGGTCTTCAGTATTCATATCAACTTCGTCTAAAGCAAAGTTAAAGAGTTCAAAGATTATTTTATTTAATCTGCGACCTTTTTCAGTTAAGCAGTACTCAGTTTGAATAGGGGCGGTGTTTATTACTTTTTTTTCAATTATACCTTCCTGTTCTAACTCTTTCAATCTTTCAGAAAGAACTTTGCTACTTAGAGTTGGATGCTGTTTTAGAAAGTCTTTAAAATGTTTATAATCACAGAATAATCCTTTGATTATTTGAATATTCCATTTTTTCCTGAGATAACTAAATGTATCATCGATGGTTCTATAAACTTCATTGAAATAATAATCCTCTTGAGCCATACCAATTCCTCCACTTACCATAGGGTAATTACTTAAAGGTTAGGAAAATTACTTTAATTTAGTTTTATATTTTAAATAATAATTTGTTTATGGTCGGTTATAAATAGATCTTTGAGAATTGAATAAATGAGGATCATATAATGAATCACATGAAAACTAGAGGAGATATAGATAATGGACTTTTTTACACATTTTCTGGTTCCATATATTATTTTATTTGCTCTTAAAAGCAAGAATAAACTTGAAGGGGCTTTTGGTGGTATTTCAATTGACCTTGATACAATCTTCATAGCGTGGATTGGATTTTTAGTTCCCTATCTCTTTGTCTTTTCACACAGGGGAATTACACATTCTTTTATCTTTGCTGCAATTACTTCATCGCTGT is part of the Methanobacterium aggregans genome and harbors:
- the aroA gene encoding 3-phosphoshikimate 1-carboxyvinyltransferase, with translation MELTVQRAERVEGIVKAPPSKSYSHRAFILASLAEGESIVRDALYSEDTLASIASCMSLGSEFNRKSEDECVINGFGCSPHTPNDVLDVKNSGTTLRIMTSVSALAPGFTVFTGDDSLRQRPMQDLLDSLHNLGVNAYSTKNDGKAPLIVKGGFKGGKTSIDGNVSSQFVSSILIASPCSEEGVDLEVRGEFISRPYVDMTLDIMKKFGVKVDCNENRNSFHVEPQKYEKRDYTVEGDYSSASYLVAAASILESDLLVQNLFSDSKQGDILILDVLQRMGCDLKLKKDEVKINGHGRLGGVDVDLHNAPDLLPTVAALGALSHGTTKIYGVEHARYKETDRIHTCALELSKLGVSLEEKRDGLVIHGGRSEIHGGVVNSHNDHRLVMALYLIGLKVGNVKIENASVYDVSFPGFPETMKKICRTRT
- a CDS encoding valine--tRNA ligase: MTEDNIPKDYDHKKETDWQVKWEKDNAHKFIGDGTRPRYIIDTPPPYPTGSIHMGHVLNWVYIDMVARYKRMKGFDVLFPQGWDCHGLPTEVKVEETHNIRKNDVPRDEFRQMCIELTHDNIEKMKTQMQSLGFSQDWSREFVTMTPEYRMKTQLSFLKLYEKGLIYRAVHPVNWCPRCETAIAFAEVEYHENETYLNYLEFPEVEGEGNVLIATTRPELLCACVAVVVHPEDNRYKHLEGKKVKLPLYNREVSIITDRDVDPEFGTGAVMICTFGDKTDVSWVNRYDLDIIEGIDETGVMKEVAGKYAGFTIPECKSAIIDDLKSEGFLTKQERVDQNVGLCWRCKTPIEILVKKQWFVAVKKLTDKIYEAADEISWMPEHMKTRLLNWTGSMDWDWCISRQRLFATPIPVWYCKDCGKVHLPKEEELPVDPALDKPSEPCECGCTEFTGELDVLDTWMDSSITPLVIAGWPSPDFKKHFPADLRPQGHDIIRTWAFYTILRCKALTGEKPFEGIVVNGMVFGEDGHKMSKSLGNVIAPETVIEDYGADALRLWAANSVPGSDVPFAWKDVKHGYKFLRKFWNAFRFINMHIKDFKVDDGSQARIIANLKPMDQWILSCLNRLVENVTGALETYNFAEARNSIQAFVWHDFCDEYIEAVKYRLYTDDPEMLASKEAAQYSLKMVIETSLKLLSPLTPHFTEEVCQYLYPEGMSIHSTVWPEVEADLINDEAEDLGKTGVELIGDIRRFKSASKMPLNTPIKSTTVYTESEELYTKLNGLSEDIMGTMRIKDLKVEIGKPDVQEKVVELTPIMSKVGPHFKGEAPKIVQYIASNNPDEIAETLDRDGEISIGGSTLTWEYLTPRKELLGKTGEKVDIIQSENLDLVLEIVRN
- a CDS encoding histidine kinase dimerization/phosphoacceptor domain -containing protein, translated to MNPYAFLSLFASIVTLFLGNFIYYKNPKNRLNQLIAVLCFLVAYLSFVNFSLRNADSYQTAYLWLKASVLWPLMSPIVLTIVLTATKNRFSTNKVFLTLIYIPSILISLLQVTSNQLTINIMVMEYWGWTSSLNLSSPFLYLTMIWIFLIITVSIVLCYSYYRKTRGLEKQQTLYILLGLIFAVIVSLITDTIIPLLSIEFPGMVYFAAALGVLFISYGVSQYKLPSLTPEIAADEIVSTIKSFLIMTDDNNEIKYVNPAGLNLLGQSYSEISGEHIESVLPNFGNQKNLTLEGNISVKNFETLLKDKNGNEIPVLLSTSVITKKSSLIGVLYVGTDISERKAVERKRKALSKQTIKRQSVLLELYKEDISNPEATLKRLTETDSKTLDVDRVNVWFFNEDKSFLECSDMYLSNEGHQRSELKIEAKSCRKYLETLKRSHNLTAMDAQTDPKTSEFSDYLKPHSIISLMDVPIWLHGEMVGILCHEQIQNRREWTFEEQDFAASISYMISLSLETHERELAQRQIIESLEEKEVLLREIHHRVKNNMQIISSLLNLQSSTLKTKEMRDIFRESQNRIKSMSMIHEQLYQSKDIAKIDFGIYVTNLIKSLFQIYSGTSRQVEWNVVSDKIEMDIETALPCGLILNELVSNSLKHAFNGSEGKIRVKIIRDTDIIKVEVGDNGSGLPEKVQLETTSTLGLKLVDILVKQLEGELEIDRENGTCFTIRFRELNYGDRL
- a CDS encoding endonuclease III domain-containing protein yields the protein MVKISERIKEIVETLGEFYTLRTFEDSDPFRVLIRTILSQRTRDENTDAASASLFARYPTAKLIANAPLENIEILIKKSGFYHVKAKRVKEVSRIIHEDYGDVVPEDMKELLSLPGVGRKTANCVLVYGFHKDAIPVDVHVHRISNRIGLADTKTPEETEEVLMKTVPRKYWLPLNDLMVQFGQTICRPIGPKHEECPIAELCDFYNHMNDEFDEEK
- a CDS encoding winged helix-turn-helix transcriptional regulator, with amino-acid sequence MAQEDYYFNEVYRTIDDTFSYLRKKWNIQIIKGLFCDYKHFKDFLKQHPTLSSKVLSERLKELEQEGIIEKKVINTAPIQTEYCLTEKGRRLNKIIFELFNFALDEVDMNTEDPKRKEKSKQNLRACLNIK
- a CDS encoding GTP-binding protein, whose product is MTRKKETKIVILGSYNSGKTTTLENLCNKKTKVEYNGTTIALDYGNIRIDGEKVHIFGSPGQERFEFMREILSRGLDGAILVIDSQKGVTSIDEGIINNLNQMNVPYVVFANKQDLNPETEFKGIGADVNVVPTIATECKGVKDGLDLLYTMIKN